The segment TTGAGAGACGCTTCTTTCTCTGTGTCCTACTTTTAACCCCGCACTTGTGCAAATTCATTGCGTAGCCATAGAGAGTCTCGGTAGTAGCAAGAATCTCCCAGATTTAGAGCAGTCCTCTTGTAGAAGTAAAAGTACAACACAGCCACTGTTGgtagataaaagcaaaattaaatgaGGCAGGTCCCAATTAAAATACTTGAGTCACAATTCTGGATGTACTTGAGCATGAAGAGGTCAAATGTGGCAGAGGTGTCTTACAAGTAGAAACAAATATGTTCGTGCGGCCTATCAAACCTAGGCAGGTGTGCTGATTTTATGGgggtaggcagcacggtggcttagtggttagcacttctgcctcacaacactggggtcatgcgtttgattcccgaccatagccttatctgtgtggagtttgtatgttcatcctgtgtttgcgtgggtttcctccggggtgctccagtttcctcccatactccagaaacatactgataggttaattggctgctattaaattgcccttagtctctctcagtctgtgtgtgtgttagggaatttagactgtaagctccaatggggcagggactgatgtgagttctctgtacagcgctgcggaattagtggtgttatataaatagctgatgatgattatactaTGGTGTCATTATATGCAACTCTTCAGCAAATGCATAGCAACCCTGCaactattattaaatataaacatacatcatcatcaccatttatttatatagcgccattgattccacagctctgtacagagaactcattcacatctgtacagcgctgcggaattagtggcgctatataaataaatagatgatgatgggtTTATTTTCTTTCAGGAACTTCAAGTGTCAGTAAAAGGAATATTAGGATGACACTAACCAAAACGGACTAGTACTCGTGAATAGCACGGTTTCAAAACCTCCCATGTCTATGTGAAACAAGTTCATCACAGGGCACGTGGAACTGGTCTCTAGCAGGGAAAGGCTTAATTAAAGACTTACTGCACACTTTACTCTTGTCTATGGACATCGAATCCATCAGCTTCAGTCATTTTTGTTTACTTATATATTATGGTTGTTTACAACTTGAAACACTGTGCAACATAAATGtccactctcccgaaatgtccgggacaCTCATGGGTTCTGGGTAGGTCTCGAAGACTACCGGGAGAGCAGGTAATTCTCCCATATTCTGCAGTAAAGGGGCTTCAATGAAGTGGTTTACTGTGAATTGCAACAAATTGGCTCTGATCTCCAAGACAAAGAATCTATTTAAGGTATCCCACACCTGCAATTCAATCTCCCTTCTGGGATCTCTCATAGGGGAAAAATTTTAACTAGGCAAGTAGAATGTGAAAGATATACCAAATAATATAACATACACAAAGTACAGGCATATGCAGATACTGTTGTTTCATCCGCAATTGCAAAAACAATGGGAAGGCTGTGACGATAAAATATTTCTGATAATTGACATTTGTGCCTGAACCTGTGAAAATCACCCTAGAATTTTCCAGCGGAATAACGGTAGAGGTGTTCAGGGATTAATCTGTCTGGAAGTACTTGACAGTATCTGACCATTTGTCATAATTGCCTCTGCGATATATAACTCTCCAAAGAGGGCACCCCAGGACTGGATGTGTCACGTGATTTGCAAACATTGGACCCTGTAACAGCCCTTGCAGTCACATCACCCCACTGCTGTGTTCCGACCAATCAGGATAAGATGCAGCCAAGTGTTCCCATCTCCTTTGCAGATTTCctcaacataggcaaaccgaggggggttgcctagtgcctggaaacccccctccaagcctggggcactgtataattgaggtggctggaccctgcttgaaaaggaagagctgtgtgcacctaacagaagtgcacacagcattgcccatgtatattatagggataggaagagttggagagcagccaagcactctctaaaattatagccaggcTCCCattcatgctggtcacgcccactggtggcgtggggtggaaacccccctctacaaatcctgtgtttgcccctgctcaAGCTGTTTGCTTTTACATGGCTTCACCCCCATTGCTACTCTAAACAGGGGAAATATTTTCCCAGTACCAGCAATGCAGCAAACTAACTCAACCAGTGTTCAAACCATAGACATATATACAAGAGAGGTACCACCAACATGCAAACAGACTCACCAAACCTCTGCAGAACAAACAACGCCTGCAGTCCATCGGACCAGATAAAAATGTTTACACTTTTCCAGCGCAGATTCTAGAGGAGGAGAAGGTGAAAGTGACATTACAAACAACGGAAGCTGCAACAGCAATGAGGAACAATCTAACGGATATGGTCTTACCATCATCCACACATGTAATGACACACTGAGGGCcaagtgcagagcacagaggaacaCGGTGACCTGAAAACGGTGGAACAGTAAACCAAGGAGCCCGGCTTGGAAGACAAAGGTGTTAAACAGCATAAGAAACAGGACAATGGCTGCGAATAAAGTGCCCACATCCTGCAATCTGAAACAGAAGCAGACACCACTGAATGAATAATTGTCTTCACACAAGAGGAGGGTAAATAAGAATAAATTGAAGCATGTAATGAAAATAGTGGAAACCAATCAGACACCCAAAGTCTATGACACAGAGATACTGTTCTGGGGCAGcaaagtggcctagtggttagcacctctgcccgaccatggctttatctgtgtggagtttgtatgttctccctgtgtttgcatgggtttcctccaggtgctccggtttcctcccacactccaaaaacatactggtaggttaattggctgctataaaaaaaaaaattgaccctagtctctgtctgtctccctctctgtctgtgtctgtgtttgagtgtgtgtctatattagggaatttagattataagctccaatggggcagggactgatgtgagtgagttctctgtacagcgctgcagaattagtggcgctatataaattgatgatgatgatgatgatgtctgcacTGTGACCGTATGGGGGAAGTACACAGAATGCTGAATAGACCATGATCCATACTTGATGAACTTTCTTGTGTTCATTCAACATAGACAACACATGTAAGATGTTACTGATGAGGAATATCCACATTAAATGTGTGTTACCCTCTCACATCCTTTACAACTATATATTGGGCTATTATGTCATACTGCCTTAAGATACCAAACACATCTGCACCCAGAAAGTGATTTATTACTTTATCTAGCAGTCAAACACACTGATGGTGGTTGAGAAAAATTATTTACATGAAGAAAATACACAtttacatagttgccaactgttcCTATTATAAAGAGTTTTAAAGATGTTTGCCTGGAAATATCACTGCTCAGAATTTTTTCTGTATAATGAATGCAGTTGTCACTATTCCTTTTCCcggtatattttaatatttattgaataaaagtatttaaaattatAACCACTGCCAGTAAAAATATAATGATGTGGATTCTGTCAAGACAGACATGTGCTTAGATGGATCTACTCAGTAACAAGGTgtcctggaaattattttaacatGTCGGTAAGTATGCATTTATGGCTAAGGGCTAGGAAATATTACTTACATAAAAAGTACTAGCTGAATAACTGGAGCTGATCGCAAAAGCTCGGAAAATGAATTcacaaataaatcaaatataaGCAGCAGGAACTGTAGAGAAAGGACCAGGCTGTAATTACCAGGCTGCAGCATCCTCTACTAATACTGACCTGCAGGGGGAGACAAAAACACATTAACAAagtaataaaagcaaaacaagtCAGAGCAAGAGTGAGGGGTAACTAAAGAGACAGGGCAAGAGTGGGGGGCATCTAAAGAGACAGGGCAAGAGTGGGGGGTATCTAAAGAGAAAGTGGCAAGAGTGAGGGGTAACTAATGAAGGAGGGGCAAGAGTTTGGGGTGACTAAAGAGACAGTGGTAAGAGTGAGGGGTAAGAGGGAGGGGTGACTAAAGAGACAGGGCAAGAGTGAGGGGTAGCTAAAGAGGGAGGGGCAAGAGGGAGGGGGAAGTAA is part of the Mixophyes fleayi isolate aMixFle1 chromosome 10, aMixFle1.hap1, whole genome shotgun sequence genome and harbors:
- the TMEM138 gene encoding transmembrane protein 138, producing the protein MLQPGNYSLVLSLQFLLLIFDLFVNSFSELLRSAPVIQLVLFILQDVGTLFAAIVLFLMLFNTFVFQAGLLGLLFHRFQVTVFLCALHLALSVSLHVWMMNLRWKSVNIFIWSDGLQALFVLQRFVAVLYFYFYKRTALNLGDSCYYRDSLWLRNEFAQVRG